Proteins encoded in a region of the Gallalistipes aquisgranensis genome:
- a CDS encoding MlaD family protein, with translation MKLNMKREVKIGLFAVLMLVCLYWGVNFLKGRDLFNMNSTYYATYDQVNGIQNSSAIKIKGFKVGAVSKITYDPARSSKIVLELTIKSKYRIPVNSEARVYSDGIMGGKAIEIEMGNAADYLRSGDTIRSAVDKDFLEVAGSEFEFLKQRANELVNEITATLRTLNTLLAENSANVNATMANLAEISGSLNGVIGSESKSLRGIISNMNALSESLKNNSSRIEHIIANVDGFTDSLSRSDIPSAVENLNGSLARLDETLKKVNEGDGTLGRLVNDPALYDSLTAASGNLARLLEDLKAHPGRYIHISVFGGKKEK, from the coding sequence ATGAAACTGAATATGAAACGTGAGGTGAAGATCGGGCTGTTCGCGGTGCTGATGCTGGTGTGCCTCTACTGGGGAGTCAATTTTCTGAAGGGGCGCGACCTGTTCAACATGAACAGCACTTATTACGCCACCTACGACCAGGTGAACGGCATACAGAACTCTTCGGCCATCAAGATCAAGGGGTTTAAGGTAGGTGCTGTGAGCAAGATCACCTACGATCCGGCCCGTTCGAGCAAGATCGTGCTGGAGCTGACCATCAAATCGAAATACAGAATTCCGGTCAATTCCGAGGCCCGCGTGTACAGCGACGGGATCATGGGGGGCAAGGCCATCGAGATCGAGATGGGGAACGCCGCGGACTATCTGCGCAGCGGCGATACGATCCGTTCGGCCGTGGACAAGGACTTTCTGGAGGTGGCCGGTTCCGAATTCGAGTTCCTGAAGCAGAGGGCCAACGAACTGGTGAACGAGATCACGGCCACGCTCCGTACGTTGAATACCCTGCTGGCGGAGAATTCGGCCAACGTGAATGCCACGATGGCCAATCTGGCGGAGATTTCCGGTTCGCTCAACGGGGTGATCGGCTCCGAAAGCAAGAGTTTGCGGGGGATCATTTCCAATATGAACGCGCTTTCCGAAAGCCTGAAGAACAATTCGTCGAGAATCGAGCACATCATCGCTAACGTGGACGGCTTTACCGATTCGCTCAGCCGGTCGGACATCCCCTCGGCGGTGGAGAACCTGAACGGTTCGCTGGCCCGGCTCGACGAGACGCTGAAGAAGGTGAACGAGGGCGACGGCACGCTGGGCCGGCTGGTCAACGATCCGGCCCTGTACGATTCGCTCACCGCGGCGAGCGGCAATCTGGCCCGCCTGCTGGAGGACCTGAAGGCTCATCCGGGACGGTATATACACATATCGGTGTTCGGCGGCAAAAAGGAGAAATAG